Proteins encoded together in one Salmo trutta chromosome 3, fSalTru1.1, whole genome shotgun sequence window:
- the LOC115183202 gene encoding meprin A subunit beta: MNGWFERAHFLRGCGWRFCLVVKYSESNLDPGKDIQRMYIHACLVVSLAVSQALAETSPKVKDIEDELDIDKINKDLHLREGDIVETFQRNGVLGDNKRWQSPVPYVLDSSLDMNTKGIILRAFDQFRLKTCMDFQPRDSEMYYLTIEKRTGCYSYVGRTFPNGQVVSIGQNCGIIAIVEHELLHALGFWHEQSRYDRDEYVTIVNENILEGYQNDFNKYSENDTTTLGTPYDYYSVMHYSKDAFTNGNGSTIITKQPEFQEVIGQRLEMSSNDVLKLNRMYSCNASVAFKESCSFSNSGLCGMSRCSRSAEKGSENGWERVTQAAGGPYTDHSNLGTNGTGFFMHASTASGQEGDTAWLESREMTPSRKCNVQCLQFSYYHSGNESDQLNIWIREYRDERDPNGTLRLMGQITGSPASYWQLLHVSLNATKTFQVEFEVRKGAGPSTGGVSIDDINLSETECPHHTWQIRDFENVAKITDTWLFSPRHYSRDGYAYQLMVVLRSTYIGVYARLLSGKYDDQLQWPCPWRQITFLLMDQNPNIQLRMSKQNSISTDPEQIDYKNGEKYLFWDNPRKNGTFYKQEGNDSIYATKGWGYGYFMSFKDIKDNGFLKGGDIIFLTSMQDISSLQYAGNNSLPCPTPPPQDFTLLHSKREEGPCSARLITTTLPPPTTTEEDNSIFGFSPGFASSPVVILLTLLLLLTH, encoded by the exons ATGAATGGCTGGTTTGAGCGAGCTCACTTTCTTAGGGGCTGTGGTTGGAGATTTTGTCTGGTAGTTAAGTATTCGGAGAG TAATCTAGACCCTGGCAAGGATATCCAGAGAATGTATATCCATGCCTGTCTTGTTGTGAGCTTAGCTGTCTCACAAGCTTTAGCAGAg ACTTCTCCAAAAGTCAAAG ACATCGAGGATGAGTTGGACATTGACAAAATAAATAAGG ACTTACATTTACGTGAAGGGGACATAGTGGAG ACCTTTCAGAGGAATGGCGTTCTGGGGGATAACAAACGCTGGCAGTCTCCAGTTCCCTATGTTTTAGACTCAAGTCTTG ATATGAACACTAAAGGAATCATTCTGCGAGCCTTTGACCAGTTCAGGCTGAAAACATGCATGGACTTCCAGCCCAGAGACTCTGAGATGTACTACCTGACAATTGAGAAACGTACAGG GTGCTATTCCTATGTAGGGAGAACGTTTCCAAATGGACAGGTTGTTTCCATTGGACAGAACTGTGGTATTATCGCCATCGTGGAACATGAGCTTCTACATGCTCTGGGCTTCTGGCATGAGCAGTCCAGATATGACAGGGATGAATATGTAACCATTGTCAATGAAAACATCCTAGAAG GATACCAAAACGACTTTAATAAGTACAGTGAGAATGACACCACCACCCTGGGTACTCCGTATGACTACTACTCAGTGATGCACTACAGCAAAGATGCCTTCACCAATGGCAATGGATCAACTATCATCACTAAGCAACCAGAGTTCCAGGAAGTGATTGGCCAAAGACTGGAAATGAGCTCCAATGATGTCTTGAAGCTGAATCGAATGTACAGTTGTA ATGCATCTGTTGCATTTAAGGAAAGTTGCAGCTTTTCCAATAGCGGCTTGTGTGGGATGAGTCGCTGCTCTCGGAGTGCGGAGAAAGGCAGTGAAAATGGCTGGGAGAGAGTGACACAGGCTGCAGGGGGTCCCTACACCGACCACAGCAACCTGGGCACTAATG GTACTGGTTTCTTCATGCATGCCAGCACAGCGTCAGGCCAGGAGGGGGACACAGCCTGGCTGGAGAGCAGGGAGATGACTCCCAGCAGGAAGTGCAATGTCCAGTGTCTGCAGTTCTCCTACTACCACAGTGGTAACGAGTCAGACCAGCTCAACATCTGGATCAGAGAGTATCGTGATGAGAGAGACCCTAACGGAACTCTACGCCTCATGGGCCAGATCACAG GTTCCCCAGCATCTTACTGGCAGCTCCTCCACGTGTCCCTGAACGCCACCAAAACCTTCCAGGTGGAGTTTGAGGTGCGTAAAGGAGCAGGACCATCTACAGGCGGGGTTTCCATCGATGACATCAACCTGTCAGAGACGGAATGCCCCCATCACACCTGGCAGATTAGAGACTTTGAGAATGTTGCAAAGATCACTGACACCTGGCTATTCAGTCCAAGACACTACTCCAGAGACGGCTACGCCTATCAGCTGATGGTTGTTCTGAGATCAACTTATATTGGAGTCTATGCACGCCTCCTGTCTGGTAAATATGATGACCAGCTCCAGTGGCCCTGCCCATGGAGACAGATAACGTTTCTGCTGATGGACCAGAACCCAAACATCCAGCTACGTATGTCCAAGCAGAACAGCATCTCCACTGATCCTGAACAGATTGATTACA AAAATGGTGAGAAGTATTTATTTTGGGACAACCCTCGTAAAAATGGAACCTTTTACAAACAAGAGGGCAATGACTCAATCTACGCAACCAAAGGTTGGGGCTACGGCTATTTTATGTCCTttaaggacatcaaggacaatgGCTTCCTCAAGGGTGGAGACATCATCTTTCTCACTTCCATGCAAG ATATCTCCAGTCTGCAGTATGCCGGTAACAACTCACTTCCCTGTCCCACTCCACCACCACAGGACTTCACCCTGTTGCATAGCAAGCGGGAGGAGGGCCCATGTTCAGCCAG